In a single window of the Diospyros lotus cultivar Yz01 chromosome 10, ASM1463336v1, whole genome shotgun sequence genome:
- the LOC127811632 gene encoding LOB domain-containing protein 4-like translates to MKEHYGRKQGASSPCAACKLLRRRCVEDCVFSPYFPANDPQKFASVHKVFGASNVNKMLQELPVEQRADAVTCMVYEANARIRDPVYGCVGAISSLQHQVDALQTQLALVQAEVVQMRIRQFPSTAGSPENCSPSSSKSLPNVVTHDRANAGPSLWPR, encoded by the exons atgaaagaacattATGGTAGAAAACAAGGGGCGTCGTCCCCTTGCGCCGCCTGCAAACTTCTCCGGCGGCGGTGCGTTGAGGACTGTGTGTTTTCGCCATACTTTCCGGCCAATGATCCTCAGAAGTTCGCCAGTGTTCACAAGGTGTTTGGCGCTAGTAATGTCAACAAGATGCTACAG GAGTTGCCGGTGGAGCAACGAGCGGACGCAGTTACGTGCATGGTGTACGAAGCAAATGCAAGGATCCGCGATCCAGTCTATGGCTGCGTCGGAGCAATATCATCGCTGCAACACCAGGTCGACGCCCTTCAGACGCAGCTTGCTCTTGTACAGGCTGAGGTAGTGCAAATGCGCATCCGGCAATTCCCCTCCACCGCCGGCTCGCCGGAAAATTGCTCTCCCTCCTCCTCCAAGTCTCTCCCTAACGTCGTGACTCATGATCGAGCCAATGCAGGGCCATCCTTGTGGCCTCGCTAG